From the Planktothricoides raciborskii GIHE-MW2 genome, the window GTCAGTTATCCTCGGTCTGATTTAGTGGTGGAAACCCAAGACGAGGATGAAGTCTATGAACTGCAATTTGGCCGTTACTTTGGTAAGGGTAAAGTCAGGGCTGGATTACCTTTAGATGAAGATTAGCTTCCCGGAAGCCAAGTCGTTTAGCGAATTTAAGTGACAGATGAATGGGGAAATTCATCAAGATTTTTTTATTTTGCCTTATGACCCCGATCCTCGTGGGCTGTTCGACAACGGCCAACCGCCAAAAAATTTTAGTCAAGGTGGAAAGGGTCGTTAGTGGCCAAACGGTGGAAATTTATAGAGACAATGAGACGAAAAGACTGCGGTTAATTGGGATTGATGCTCCCGCGTGGTTGCCAAAGTGCCAGCAAGCCCCTTGGGAGGCGGAGGCAAAAAAACAGCTACAAGAAAAGCTGGAAGGTGAGTCGGTCTGGCTGGAATTCGATCGGCAGACGGAAGACAATTACGATCGCTACTTGGGCTATCTTTGGCAAGAGGAACTGTTGATTAATGAGTGGCTGGTGCAACAAGGACTGGTTTTAGCCAGTAGCCCTCGTGAACCAAATACCAAATATTCCCAACGGCTGGCTTATGCTCAGGAATGGGCAAGAATCATGGAGTTGGGGATTTGGAACTGGGAAAACCCGATGCGTCAAACTCCACAGGAGTTTCGCAATTTGGATTGTGAATTATAGGCAATTAACCTTTTTTAACTTTAATTTTTAACCTTAAACGTTTAAACGGAAAATAATGACTGAGCCAACCCGCGAACAATTACAAAGTTTTCTCGATGTGGCGATTCTCGCCGCCCAAGCCGCTGGAACTGTGCTGCAATCTTATTGGGGCAATTTAGAGCAAATTAGAGAAAAAGGCCGTTCTGGAGATTTAGTCACGGAAGCGGATCAAGCCTCAGAAGCGGTGATTTTAGATGTGCTGCGCCGTCACTTGCCGGATCATGGGATTCTGGCAGAGGAAAGTGGCAGTCTGGGCAATGCCAACAGCCAATATTTATGGGCGATCGACCCTTTGGACGGAACGACGAATTATGCTCATCAATACCCGTTCTCTTCGGCGTCGATCGGACTATTAATTAATGGTGTTCCTCATGTGGGGGCAGTGTTTGATCCATTTCATCAAGAGTTGTATTGTGCTGCTAAAGGCTTGGGGGCTACTTGCAACGGTCGTCCGATTAAAGTGTCGCAAATCTCCGAGTTAGAAAAAAGTTTGCTGGTGACGGGGTTTGCCTACGATCGCCGGGAAACCACGGATAATAACTATGCTGAATTTTGTCATTTTACCCACTTGACTCAAGGGGTAAGACGGTCGGGATCCGCTTCCATTGATTTAGCTCATGTGGCTTGCGGTCGCTTGGATGGGTACTGGGAAAGGGGACTGTCTCCCTGGGATCTGACCGCTGGGGTGGTTCTGGTACAAGAAGCTGGGGGAAAAGTTACGGCTTATGATGGGGGTGATTTACAGATTTATACAGGCCGAATTCTCGCCAGTAATGGTTTGATCCATGAGAGGATGAGTCAGGAGTTGGAGCAGGTGCGGCAGCAACGAGAAGCATCCATCACTGGGACTTCGTGAACCAAAGAAGTAAACTAGAAGTGAGCCAAAGAAAGTTAGTAAAAACAGGAATATCTAACGATGTCTTTTAAAATTACCCAGGGCTTATTTCAATTTGATTTTACCGATCACTATGCCGTTTTGGGCGTTCCGGTGGATGCACAGCCCAATCCAATTCGTAAACGCTATATGCAAATAGCCCGACGCCTTCATCCAGATAGTTGTAAAGCCGAGACTCCCGAAGACCAAAAGTTAGCCAGTGATTTACTGGCTAAGTTGGTGAGTCCCGCTTATAACCAGTTGACCAAAGATCGCGATCGCGCTGAATATACGGTGATTCTGAAAACGATGGCTAAACGCCTGGTTCAAGAAAAGGATCAACTTAAAATCAATAGTGAATCTGCTAAAAAATTATTAACGTCACAAAATTTTGACGAAGACTATAAAAAAGCCTTAGAAGAACTCGCTAATCAAGAATATGAATCTTTTAGCAAAACCCTGGAAATGATTGGTCAAATTAGCGAGTTAAATTTAGTCTATCTGCTGAGAAAACAAAGTAGCGGTCAATCTTTAACCGGATCGCCACTGGCGGCTAAACCGGCGCCAAAGGCTGCGACTCCGACCACACCGACAGTCACTCCGACCGCAGCGGCAGTCACTCCAGTGGAGGAGAAAAAACCAGCGGCACCTAGTGTGGCAAAAAGTGCTTCAAAAATTGATAAATTGTACGATCGCGCTGGAGAATTTATGAAATTGGAGAATTTCACTGAGGCGGTGGTACAATTAAAAGAAGCCATCAAACTTGAACCAAAAAACAGTAAATGTCATGCTTTATTAGGCATGGTTTATTTGAAGCAAAATCAGGCAAGTATGGCTAAAGTTCACATTGGCCAAGCTTTGAAATTAAATCCTCAAGAACCAGTGGCTTTAAAAGCTAAAAAAGAACTAGAAAAACCAGCGGATCAAAGCAGCGGTAAATCAAAGGATAAAGCCGGTAAACAAGATAATTCCGGTGGCGGATTATTTGGTCTTTTTGGGAAGAAAAAATAATGATACATCAACCACCCAGCGGTGCGCGGGATCTACTGCCTCTAGATGTGGCGCAAAAACGTTGGATTGAAAAAAGATTGAGACCTGTGTTTCAACAATGGGGCTATCACCGGATTATTACTTCGACGGTGGAACGCTTGGATACGCTGATGGCTGGGGGTACGATTCAGCAGTCAACGGTGATTCAATTAGAAGACCGGGAAGATGATATCCCTTTGGGTTTACGTCCAGAGTTGACCGCTTCGATCGCCCGGGCAGCGGTGACTCGCATGGCCGAAAGCAGCTATCCCCTGCGGCTTTATTACAATGGCAACGTATTTCGGCGATCGCCCGAAGTCGGTCACGGGGGACAGCAAGAGTTCTTTCAAGCGGGGGTGGAATTACTCGGCGCCGGGGGATTACTGGCGGATGCGGAGATATTATTACTTCTGTTTAATTCTTTGCACAGTTTGGGCTTAAACCAGTGGCAAATTATTTTAGGTGAAGCGGGTTTAACTGCCTCATTGTTGTCACCGTTTCCCGAGCCCTTGCGCCGCAAAATTCGCGAGGCGATCGCCCATTTAGATCGCTTAACCTTGGAAACCCTGCCCATGTCCTCAGAACAGCGAGAACGGGCGTTATTGCTGTTCGATCTGCGGGG encodes:
- a CDS encoding thermonuclease family protein is translated as MTPILVGCSTTANRQKILVKVERVVSGQTVEIYRDNETKRLRLIGIDAPAWLPKCQQAPWEAEAKKQLQEKLEGESVWLEFDRQTEDNYDRYLGYLWQEELLINEWLVQQGLVLASSPREPNTKYSQRLAYAQEWARIMELGIWNWENPMRQTPQEFRNLDCEL
- a CDS encoding inositol monophosphatase family protein, with protein sequence MTEPTREQLQSFLDVAILAAQAAGTVLQSYWGNLEQIREKGRSGDLVTEADQASEAVILDVLRRHLPDHGILAEESGSLGNANSQYLWAIDPLDGTTNYAHQYPFSSASIGLLINGVPHVGAVFDPFHQELYCAAKGLGATCNGRPIKVSQISELEKSLLVTGFAYDRRETTDNNYAEFCHFTHLTQGVRRSGSASIDLAHVACGRLDGYWERGLSPWDLTAGVVLVQEAGGKVTAYDGGDLQIYTGRILASNGLIHERMSQELEQVRQQREASITGTS
- a CDS encoding J domain-containing protein, whose protein sequence is MSFKITQGLFQFDFTDHYAVLGVPVDAQPNPIRKRYMQIARRLHPDSCKAETPEDQKLASDLLAKLVSPAYNQLTKDRDRAEYTVILKTMAKRLVQEKDQLKINSESAKKLLTSQNFDEDYKKALEELANQEYESFSKTLEMIGQISELNLVYLLRKQSSGQSLTGSPLAAKPAPKAATPTTPTVTPTAAAVTPVEEKKPAAPSVAKSASKIDKLYDRAGEFMKLENFTEAVVQLKEAIKLEPKNSKCHALLGMVYLKQNQASMAKVHIGQALKLNPQEPVALKAKKELEKPADQSSGKSKDKAGKQDNSGGGLFGLFGKKK
- a CDS encoding ATP phosphoribosyltransferase regulatory subunit, which encodes MIHQPPSGARDLLPLDVAQKRWIEKRLRPVFQQWGYHRIITSTVERLDTLMAGGTIQQSTVIQLEDREDDIPLGLRPELTASIARAAVTRMAESSYPLRLYYNGNVFRRSPEVGHGGQQEFFQAGVELLGAGGLLADAEILLLLFNSLHSLGLNQWQIILGEAGLTASLLSPFPEPLRRKIREAIAHLDRLTLETLPMSSEQRERALLLFDLRGKPEDVLQKVASLPLDPAQQTSLENLKSLVDLLKESSSCNQTSAPGTDALILDLSLIRPFDYYTGIIFEVVNNTPSGQQILGQGGRYDQLLSLYHPEGTMIPGIGFCFNIEGLHRVLRSTGQLPQQTPPTQYLVAPKVPQAQAAAFTFAQTLRQSGENGQVVRVEMNLEAGQTEETVRDYARSRQIRQIAWVSPDSTAELETV